GGCGCAGATAAGCCAGCAGCGCGCCATCCTGCCAGGCCAGCAGGTGGCAGGTATCGGCGAGCAGATCCTGCCCGTCCACATCCAGGTAGGGGCAGTTCTGCTCGACCACGAACACCCGGCTGCGCAGGGCGAGCAGGGCGTAGAGCTCATGGAGGCTGAGTTCGCTGTGGTGTTTGCTGTGCCAGGTGAGAGTCATGCTGAATGGTTGCCGCGCTTGAAGAATGCTCGCTAGCTTACCGCGCCTGCTGTGGGGGCACGCCACAGCTTTGCGCCGAGCCAGAGCATCCAGGCCAGCAACAGCAGATTGGCCGGCATGTTGATCAGCATGGCCAGCTCGGAGAAGCCGCCATAGGCCATCACCACACCGGCGCCGGCAGTAGGAATACCGCCGGCCATGGCAAGCAGGGCAAAACCGCGAGAGGCGTCACGGCTGGCCAGCAATCCGACGCCAAAGACCGTGGCGGTAAAACCCATGGCCAGGCAGAACATGCTGGCCAGGCCGATCTCGATCTGGCGCACGGCATAGGTCGCCTGGAACAGAGCGCTCTTCTGCTCTGCTGGCGCCGCGCTCCAGGCATCGACCATGGTTTTCAGCGCCACGCCATCCACCGCCTGCAGCGCCGCTGCCAGGGTCAGGCTGGCTATCGCTCCGGCGCCCGCCACCCTTGGGAAGTGGCGATGCCCGGCGGCCTGCAGTTGTCCGACAAACAGCAGCAATGCCACCACCATGGCGGTGACACCAACCAGTTGCAGCAGGTGGCTGGCGACCCAGTGATGATCCGCCGCGTACTCCGCGAAGGCCGCAGCTGGTGCATTCGGGTCTGCCTCCATAGGGTGCAGGAAGGTACCGCAGAACAGCAGGATTACCCCGATTACGGCGCTGAGCGATCCCGCTTTATTCACCAGGTTGGCTTGCATGGACGGCTCCGTTGTCCCGTGTCGAGGAATTGATGATAGGCAAGGTCGGTATCTGGCGAGGCGCTGCTAGCAGTATCTAGCAGTTGAGTTCCAGCGACTTGGCCCGGCGGTAAGTAGCGAAGGCGAGGAAGAAGGACGCGGCACCGAACAGCAGAAGGAACCACTCGGGAGTACCGGATTCGGCAAACCGGTAGATGCCGAAGCTGCTGAAGAGCAGGCCGAAGACCATCCAGATCACCACGCCCAGCGGGAACACCTTTTTCGCCCCGCCGAGGCCATACATGCGTTTTGCCCGGCTGCTCATGATGAAGGTGTCGCTGGCCTCATCGGCGCAGCTCTCCGAGCAGGTCACGGCAAAGCCTTTGTCGATTGCGCAGCTCGGGCAAACGCCCTTGCCGCAGGATTTGCAGATGGCGATGGCGGCGTCGGTATGGTGGTTGAAGCAGTTCATAAGGTTGTCTCATCCATGAAGTGGTTTTTGCTGCAGTTGGCGGCCCGAACCGGTCAGGCGTCGAGCTCGCGCAGCCGGGTTTCTACTTTTGCCTTGTCGACAAAGTTGCGGAAGAGCGGCCAGTTCCTGTGGGACTGTTTCTTGATAAAGGCATGCGCGAACAGCATGCCGAACACGAAGAAGATCACTATCAGGGCTACATGAGGCCAGCTCGGCGTGCCGAACAGGTAGAAGAAGGACAGGGTGATGACGGCCACGGATAGCCAGAGCGGCACCTCGCGCCACCACGTCATTGTGCGCATAGGCGCATCCAGTTCCTTTAACAGCTGCTGGAGCAGCTTGCGTTCCTGTTCAGGGCTCACGGGGTTCTCCATAGGGGGATGGCAAAGGGAATAAGGCCGTAAAAGGAAACCATTGCCGTTGCCCACCATGATGGTCTGAAGTCGTTCATGGAGTGCTTGACGAATATGACGAACAGCAGAACCGGCCAAATGAAGATAGCCCCGCCAAACCCCAAGAATTTATGGCTGGATAAGCTGGCCGGTAATAACAGATAGAGCGTGCCTGTGATAATGGCGACGGCGCTGAACAGGATGCAGGCAATCCCTTGGGGCGTCGACAGTAGCGGGCCTTTCAGGATGGTGGATATTGGTTGCTGCGAGAAATTCATCTATTACCTGATGCTGGAAAATGGTCGTCCATAGGGCGAATTGAAGTGTCGTAGATATATTTTTATCTGGTCAGAGCGAAGAATTTCTCCGCATCGCTGTATTCACCCGTTGTGCAGTTGGTTCTCAGGATTGTGTACTGAACGCTATGTTCGGCTACTTGATAGTCTCAGAGGGCTGCAGCGAAGCCACTACTACTTTCCCCGCAGGTGGGATATTTGCCTTCGGTGTATGGATGGCCTGTGGAGAATAGTTTTTCGGTTTTCACGTCTATGCTATTGATGGTGACCCGCTCAGGTCTTCATAGATGTTTCCACTGCGAAGCATCTGACCGGTAACAATGGGCATTAGTCTGCCGTCCATAACCGCCGTATCCGGGCTGTCGTCACTCCCGCGAAGCTACTGATTCGCCTGCACCCTGTCCATTGCCGGCCTCTGCGCTTGCCTGCCGACATCCCAGCGCCACCTACACTGCTTCTGGGGACTGGGAGGTGTGTAGTGGGCATTGAGTCGTCCGAATACTCGATCTATCGGCAAGTGGTGTCGCAGTTGATGAATGGCGAGGAGCAGTTGCCGAGCCTGCCGATGCTGACGCTGGATATTCGCCGCGCGCTGGCCAGCGACGAGGTGCGCTTGCCGGTGCTGGTGCGTTTGATCGAGCGCGATCCGGCGCTCTCGGCCTTGCTGATGAAACATGCGTCCTGCGCCATCTATCGCCATCCGGTGCCGCCCAAGACCCTGCAGGACGTGATCAACCTGCTGGGCATGGCCGAGGTGGATCGGATCACCATGGTGCACAGCATCAAGAGCCTGTTCACCCTGCACAGCCCGGCGCACAAGCGTCTGTTCATGGAGTTGTGGGAGCGCCTGATCCTCAAGGCCAGCACCTGCGCCATGCTCGCCCGCCTGCTCGGCCATGTGGCGCCGGAGCATGCGCTGCTGGCCAGCCTGCTCAGCGAGGTGGGCACCCTGGCGGTGCTCTCGGCGTTCAAGGGCGAGGCGCAGATTCCCGCCGGCGACCTGTATTACAAGCTGTGCCGCGAGTACAGCAAGTCGCTGGGAGTGATAGTGCTGAAGAAGTGGGCGGTGGATGACGAATACATCGGGGTGATCCGCGCCGCCGGCAACTGGGGCAGCAGCGAGGGCCGCGAGCTTGGGCTGATCGATCTGGTCAACCTGGCGCTGTTCCATGCCGTGCGCGAGCGCAACGCCAGTGCCGAGCTGCCACCGCTGTACGAGCTGGCGGCCTACCACAAGCTGCTGCCGCCGCTGAACTTCATTGGTGACAACGGCGAGTTGGAACTGGTGGTCAGCCACCGGGCGGATATCCATGCCATTGCTGCGACTTTGCGCTGAGCGGCATCCGGCGCCCGCAGTGTGCCTGGCCCTGCTGCTGTCTTCTGGGCTGGGCAGTGCGCCGCTGCAGGCCGAGGAAACCTGGGTGGTGGCGGTGGCCGACCTGCCGGGGCTGGTGCGTGGCGAGGGCGCCGCGCCGCTGCTGGCTATCATCCAAGCGCTGGATCGCGAGCTGCCGGACGTGCGCCTGGAGCTGCGCATCGTGCCCTTCGCCCGTTCGCTGCTGCTGGTGCAGCAGGGCGAGGCCGAGCTGCAGATGCCCTTTCTCGAGCAGCCCCTCGCCCCGCCGGGGCTGCACTACGGCCGCGAGGCGTTGGGTGAGGTGCGTTTCGCCCTGTACACCCGCCGCCAGCTACACCTGACCCGTGCCGAGCTGCTCGATCCGCGCTGGCATCTGACGGCGCAGCGCCTGGCCGGCAGCGGCCTGATTCCGGAGCAGCAGGCACGCCTGGGCGAGTTGCTGGGGCGCAGCTGGCGTCTGGATCAGCTGCAGGCACGGGTCGGCCCGCAGCATGGCCTGCAGGCCCTGGCCTATCCCTACCGGATCGAGACCGACCGCGCCCATGTCGATGCCCTCGGCCTGCCCGCGCTGCCCGGCAACAGCGTGGCCAACAGCCTGGAGAAGCTGTTGCATGGGCGCATTCAGGGCTATGTGTTCGCCGTCAATGTGGTCGACCCGGCTATCGATAGCCTGGGCCTGCGCGGGCAGCTGCGCGCGGTGCATTTCAATGATTATCCGGCGCGCTGGCTGCGGGCCGACAACCCGCGCGGGGCAATGGTCGACCGGCGCATCAGTGCCGCGTTGCAGGCAATCAAGGCCAATGGCGAGTACCAGCGCCTGGGGACGACCTTCTACCGGCAGATGGACTGGCAGCCCTGGCCCTGAACGCTGGCACGCAGGGCCATGGCGGTTGCCGGCGGAGCTGCTAAGGTCGGCTCTCCCTGACCGCGTCGAGACCCGCCATGCCCGCTCCCTGCATCGTCATCCCCCTGCCGCGCCGCGACTTCGACCCCAGCGAGGCGGCGCTGAGCTGGCAGCTGCTGCGCCAGGCCGGTTTCCGCGTGTGTTTCGCCACCCCCGATGGCCTGCCGGCCGAGCCCGATCCGCTGATGCTCAGTGGCGAGGGGCTGGATGCCTGGGGGTTGGTGCCCGGTCTACGCCGCCTGCGCCTGGTCGGCCTGCTGCTGCGCGCCCGCAGCGATGCGCGCGCGGCCTGTGCGGCGATGCTGGCTGATCCCGATTACCGCCAGCCGCTGCGCCACGAGCGCCTGCGGGTGGAAGACTTCGCCGGCCTGATGTTGCCCGGCGGGCACCATGCGCGGGGCATGCGCGAATACCTGGAAAGCCCGACCCTGCAGGCGTTCGTCGCCGACTTCTTCGCCCGCGGCAAGCCGGTGGCGGCGGTCTGCCATGGCGTGGTGCTGGCGGCGCGCAGCCAGGGCGCCGATGGCCGCTCGGTGCTGTACGGGCGCAAGACTACCGGGCTGACCTGGAAGATGGAGAAGACCGCCTGGGATCTGACCCGCTTCTTCGCCCGCTGGTGGGATCGCGACTATTACCGCACCTACCTGGAGGCGCCGGGCGAGCCGGCCGGCTACATGAGCGTGCAGGCCGAGGTCAGTCGCGCCCTGGCCAGCCCGGAGGATTTTCTCGATGTGCCGAAGGGCGCCGCGGACTTCTGGCGCAAGACCAGCGGCCTGCACCGCGACTCGCCCGCCGACCTGCGCCCGGCCTGGGTGGTATGCGACGGCAACTATGTGTCCGGACGCTGGCCGGGCGACATGCACGGGCTGATGGCGCGCTTTATCGAGCTGCTGCCCAGGCCATAGGCACAAGCCGTAGGAGCGAGCTCTGCTCGCGAAGCGGTGGAGGTGTTGCTTCGCGAGCAGAGCTCGCTCCTACCTTGGGCTGCCGCGGGTTGCGCCCGCCCTACACGAACTGCGCGGCGGCGCTGGCCGAGGCCCAGGCCCACTGGAAGTTGAAGCCGCCCAGGTGGCCGGTGACATCCAGCACTTCGCCGATGAAGTACAGGCCCGGCGACCTCTGCGACTCCATGGTCTTCGACGACACCTCGCGGGTGTCGACGCCGCCGAGGGTGACTTCGGCGGTGCGGTAGCCCTCGGTGCCGGCCGGGATCAGCGTCCAGCAGGCCAGGCGCTCGGTCACCGCATTCAGCTCGCTCGGGGTGTACTGCTTGAGCGGCTTGGAGACGAACCACTGCTCGGCCAGCAGGTTGGCCATCTTCTTGGTGAACAGTTCGCCGAGCACGGTCTTCAGTTCGCTGTTGGGCCGCTCGCGCTGCTGCTCGGCCAGCCACTCGGGCAGGTCGAGGTGCGGCAGCAGGTTGATCTGCACGCTGTCGCCGGGCTGCCAGTAGGAGGAAATCTGCAGGATCGCCGGGCCGGACAGGCCGCGGTGGGTGAACAGGATATTTTCCTTGAAGCTCTGCCCGTTGCAGCTCACCACGCAGTCTTCCACCGAGGTGCCGGACAGCTCGCCGCACAGCTCTTTCAGTTGTGGCTCGGTGATGGTGAACGGCACCAAGCCGGCGCGGGTCGGCAGCAGCTCGTGGCCGAACTGGCGCGCCACCTGGTAGCCAAAGCCGCTGGCGCCGAGGGTGGGGATGGACAGGCCGCCGGTGGCGATCACCAGCGACTCGCAGTCGAAGCGGCCGGCGCTGGTGAGCAGGCGGTAGCCGGCGTCGGTCTTGTCGATCTGCTCGATCCTGGTGTCCAGGCGCAGGTCGACGCCGGCATCGCTGCATTCGGCCAGCAGCATCTCGAGGATGTCGCTGGACTTGTTGTCGCAGAACAGCTGGCCGAGCTTCTTCTCGTGATAGGGCACGCCGTGCTTGGCCACCAGGCCGATGAAGTCCCACTGGGTGTAGCGCGCCAGGGCCGACTTGCAGAAGTGCGGGTTGCCGGAGAGGAAGTTGCCCGGCTCGCTGTACATATTGGTGAAGTTGCAGCGCCCGCCGCCGGACATGAGGATCTTCTTGCCGGCCTTGTTGGCGTGGTCGAGCAGCAGCACCTGGCGCCCGCGCGCGCCAGCTTGCGCCGCACACATCAGGCCGGCGGCACCGGCGCCAATGATGATGACCGGGAAGAAGGACACGGCAGAAACCTCGGTTATTCGCAGAAGGCGCGCATTCTAGCGGAAAGCGCTGGCGAGTCTGTGGGCGGTCGTCGGGCGGGGCAGACGAAGCCTGTAGGGCGGGTGAAACCCGCGGCGGTGGCGCATGAGAACGCGGGTTTCACCCGCCCTACGGCTCAGGCTGCCTTGGCCGCTTCCGGCTGCTTCTGCAGGTGCGCCACCAGGGTGCGCAGCGGGGCCAGCTGGCGGCAGATCAGGCCGAGCTGCACCTGCACCAGGCGGTGGCCTTCGTCCATCTCGTCCGGCAGCTGTTCCAGCTCCTCGGCCAGGCTCTGGTCGAGTTCGTCGTGCACCGCCACCGGCTGGTGCTGCTGCAGGCAGGCGGCGATGTTATCGAGGGCCGTGCTGATATGCGCCACGGCGCGCTCGTGCAGGGCGTCGCTGGCGTCGTCGGCCAGGCTCTCGCGGTGCGCGCCGAGGCCGGACAGGTAGCTGAGCAGGGTGTGCGACAGCACCAGGAAGCGGAAGCCGGTCTCGGCGTCCTTCCGAAAGTGGCCGGGCTCCATCAGCATGTTGGACAGGGTGGTCGACAGCGCCGCGTCGGCGTTGTGTGCATTGCGCCGGGCCAGGCGGTAGCTGAGGTCGTCGCGCGCGCCGGACTCGTACTGCTGCATGATCTGCAGCAGGTAGCGGCTGTTGCAGCTGAGGGTGTTGGCCAGCACCTGGTTGAGCTTGCGCCCCTGCCAGTCGGGCAGGATGAAGAACACCGCCAGGCCGGCGATCAGGGTGCCGAAGGCGGTATCCACCAGGCGCGGCCAGAACAGGGTGTAGGCATCGCTGATCTGGTTGAAGCAGAGCATCACCACCAGGGTCATGGCGCTGGTGGCCAGGGTGTAGCGGTCGACCCGGTTGATGAAGAAGGCCACCCCGGCGAGCACGGCGAACAGCGACTGCAGCAGCGGATCGGGGAACAGGCTGATCAGTGCCCAACCCAGCACCAGGCCGAGCACCGTGCCGGCCACCCGCTGCACCAGACGCAGGCGGGTGGCACCGTAGCTGGGGCGGCAAACGAACAGGGTGGTGAGCAGGATCCAGTAGCCCTGCTGCGGGTGCACCCAGTGCAGCAGCAGGTAGCCGGCGGCCAGGGCGATGGACAGGCGCACGGCGTGGCGGAACACCAGCGAGGTCGGCGAGAAATGCTGGCGCAGGCGCTCGAAGGCGTCCTTGAGGCTCTGCGGCGAACGGTCGAGCAGGGCGCTGTCCTGTTCGTCGGCCAGGGCGTCCGGGTTGCTGGCGCTGGCCAGCTTGCGCTCCAGGGTCGCCAGGTTGCCGGCCAGGGCGGCCAGCGAGCGCAGCAGGCGGCGCCAGGCCGGGTTGTTCTGCTCGCGCAGGTAGGCCATCGAGGCGTCGAGGTCGGCCATGGCCTGGCTGTTGTCGTTGTAGTCGAACGGCTGGCGCATGCGAATCGCCCGGCCCAGAGCCTGGCAGGCCTTGCCCTGCTGGCTGAGCAGGCGGCCGCAGCGGAACATCACGTCGCTGTGGAAGAAGGCCTCGGCCAGGGCGTTGTAGGGGTAGTGCGAGGAGCTGGCGCGCTCGTGGATGTCCTGGGCGATGAAGTACAGCTTGAGGTAGCGGTTGGTCTTCTGCCCGCTGCGCTTGCGGCTCATGCGGTTGAGGATGATGTCCTTGGCCAGGTTCAGCGCGCTGACCACCCGCCCGTTCTGCTGGGCCAGCAGCAGGCGCTTGCCCTCCACGTCGAGCTGGCGCAGCGGCTCGAACAGCGAGGCCTTGAGGCGCAGGTAGGCGCCCAGCTCGACGAACACCCGCGCCAGCGCCTGCTGCACCGGCTGCTGGCTGAACAGTGAGCTCCAGATCACCCCCAGCAGGCCGTACCAGGCGGCGCCGGAGATCAGCAGCAGCGGTTCCTGCCAGAAGCTGCCGAGGCTGCCGCCACGGTGTTCCAGGCCGATCGCCGTGTAGATCGCCAGGATCAGCGTGGCCTGGGCCACCGCCGCATAGCGCTCGCCGATGCCACCGAGCAGGGTCATGGCGAAGGCCGCCCCGGCCAGGCCGATGCCGAACAGCCAGGGTGTGGGAAACAGCAGCTGCACCGCGCTGGCGGTGGCGGCGAAGCAGGCCAGGGTCACCAGTAGCGCCTGCAGGCGGCCGCGCCAGTGGTCGTCGCTCTCGGCCAGGGCGCTGGCGATGCAGCCGAGGAACAGCGGAATGACGAAGGCGATGCGATCGAAGTACCAGCACAGTGCCATCGAGCCGGCCAGGGCGATGAACACGCGGATGCCGTAGGTAAATTTCTCGCGGGCCCAGAGGCGGCGCAGGGTGTGCTTGAACGATGAGGGCATGGGCGAACGGCTACCCGCCTGGAAGATAAAGGGATGGCTGTGTCGCAACAGACGGCCGGATAACCCGGCAAGGCACCATTTTATTGACCTTTCGATCAGCGTGGCCAGTGCTTCACAGGGTAGCCTGCCGGTCGTCGTTGCGGAGCAGTCGGCAGACGGTAGCGGAGAAAATCCCGCAGGCTGGCTAGGCTTGAAACATTCCCCGTAGTTGGACGTTGGGTATGCCAGTCATCCGTCGCCTCGTGCTGCTGTTCGCCCTGTTCCTGGCCGGTTCGGCCATGGCCGAGCACCTGCGCCTGGCGGGCGACTCCTGGCCGCCGTTCACCGACCAGCGCCTGGCCAACAACGGCCTGGCGGTGGATCTAGTGAGCACCGCGCTACAGCGTGCCGGCTACACCACCGAGTATGCCGAGGCGCCCTGGGCGCGGGCGCTGTACGGTCTGCAGCAGGGCGACTACGACCTGCTCGTGGCCGCCTGGTACAGCGACGAGCGCACCCGTTATGGGTTGTTCTCCGAGCCCTACCTGATCAACCGCATTCGCTTCCTGCAGCACCAGCGTACCCATATCCGTTTCGATAGCCTGGCCGACCTGCGCCCGTACAACATTGCCGTGGTGCGCGGCTACAGCTATTCCAGCGATTTCGACCAGGACGCCAGTCTGCAGAAGGTGCCGGTGCTGGAGTTCGCCATGGGCGCGCGCATGTTGGCGGCCGGGCGGGTGCAGCTGGCGGTGGAGGACGAACTGGTGGCCCAGCACTACCTCAACCGCGAGCTGAGCGAAGTGAAGAGCGGCCTGGAGTTCCTGCCCAAGCCGCTCAGCGAGAACGGCCTGCATATCCTGGTGCGGCGTAGCCATCCGCTGCACCAGCAGATCGTCCAGGACTTCAATCGGGCCATCGCCGCCATGCGCGCGGACGGCAGCTACGCGCGCATTTACCGGCGCCACGGCCTGCAGCTGCAGGAGTAGGGCGCGCCGGCCTCAGAGCATGCGCACCTTGAGCGAGCGGCCCTTGATCTTGGCTGAGTTGAGGCGCTGCAGGGCCTGGCGGGCGAGGTTGCGATCCACCGCGACATAGGCCTGGTAATCGAAGATGGCGATCTTGCCGACCTTGTCACCGGCGATGCCGGCCTCGCCGGTGAGGGCACCGAGGATGTCGCCGGGGCGCAGCTTGTCCTTGCGCCCGGCACCGATGCACAGGCAGTGCATCGGTGGCAGCAGCGCCTCGCCCTTGTCCTTCAGTTCACCGAGCAGCTGCCAGGTCAGCGGCGCGCCCTGCAGCTCCTCGATGGCCTGGGCGCGGCTGGCTTCGGCCGGCGCCACCAGGCTCAGGGCCAGGCCCTTCTCGCCGGCGCGGCCGCTGCGGCCGATGCGGTGCACGTGCACCTGGGCGTCACGGCTCAGCTCGACGTTGATCACCGCTTCCAGGCCGGCGATGTCCAGGCCGCGGGCGGCCACGTCGGTGGCTACCAGCACGCTGAGGCTGCGGTTGGCGAACAGGGTCAGCACCTGGTCGCGATCACGCTGTTCCAGGTCGCCATGCAGGGCGGCGGCGGAAATCTTCTCCGCTTCCAGGTGGGCGGCCAGTTCGTCGCACTGCTGACGGGTGGCGCAGAAGGCCACCACCGGCTGCTTGCGGAAGTGCCGCAGCAGGCGTACCACCGCCTCCAGGCGCTGGCGCGGGTCGATCTCGTAGAAACGCTGCTCGATCTGCGCGTCGTCGTGCAGGGCCTCCACCTCGACCCGCTCCGGGCTGCGCAGGAAGCGCGCGGCGAGCTGCTCGATGCCGGCCGGGTAGGTGGCGGAGAACAGCAGGGTCTGGCGCTTGCTCGGGGTCTGCTCGATGACCTCGGCAATGCTGTCGAAGAAGCCCATGTCGAGCATGCGGTCGGCTTCGTCGAGCACCAGGGTGTTGAGCCCGTCGAGCTTCAGGGTGCCCTTGCGCAGGTGTTCCTGGATGCGTCCCGGGGTGCCGACTATGACGTGGGCGCCATGCTCCAGCGAGCCGATCTGCGGGCCGAAGGGCACGCCGCCACAGAGGGTGAGGATCTTGATGTTGTCGGCGGCGCGGGCCAGGCGGCGCAGCTCCTTGGCTACCTGGTCGGCCAGCTCGCGGGTCGGGCACAGCACCAGCGCCTGGCAGCCGAAGAAGCGCGGGTTGAGCGGGCTGAGCAGGCCGATGCCGAAGGCCGCGGTCTTGCCGCTGCCGGTCTTGGCCTGGGCGATCAGGTCGCGGCCGCGCAGGATCAGCGGCAGGCTCTGTGCCTGGATCGGCGTCATCTCGGCATAACCGAGGGCGTCGAGGTTGGCCAGCATGGCGGCGGACAGCGGCAGGGTGGAGAAGGCGGTGGTCACGGGGCAAACCTGCAAGGGGGAATGGCGCGCAGTGTATCAGGCGCGCTACGGCCCCCCGTGGGAAAAACGACCGTCAGCGCCTAAGCTGCAGGACACTCCACTCCATTGCCCCCCGGCTAAGGCTGCCCTCGATGCGTGTGTGCAAGGCCCTGTTGCTGTGCCTCTGGCTGACCAGCCTGAGCGCCCTGGCGGAGTGGTTTCCGGTACAGGTGCAGGCTGACGGTCAGCTGCTGCAGTACCAGCCGCTGGCGCATGCGGCGCAGCCCTGGCGCATCTGTGCCTTGCTGCCGCACGGCAAGGATCGCTACTGGTGGGGCGTGGCCTGGGGCCTGGATGGCGAGGCCGCGCGCCAGGGCGTGCGCCTGGGCATCTACGAGGCCGGCGGCTACGAGAACCCGCAGACGCAGATCGCCCAGTTGCAGAGCTGCCGCGATCAGGACGCCGATGCCTATGTGATCGCCTCGATCAACATCCACGACCTGTGCCCGCAGATCGCCGCGCTGCGCGCCGAGCGCAAGCCGGTCATCGACCTGGTCAACCGCCTGGATTGCCCGGGGATCAGCGCCCGCTCGCAAGTGGACTTCGCCGAGATGAGCCGCGCCGCGCTGGCCTATATCAATCGCAGTCGCGAGGCCGGCTCGTTCAGCATCGGCTGGTTGCCGGGGCCGCAGGGGGCAGGTTGGGTGGCGGATCTGGAAAGCGGCCTGCAGCAGGCCCTGAAGGATCAGCCGGTGACGCTTTACCACGGCGGCTATGCCCCGGTGGATCGCGCCAGCCAGGCCCAGCTGGTGCGCCGCCTGCTCGCCGAGCACGGCGATGTCGACTACCTGCTGGGTAATGCCGAGGCGGCCGGCTTTGCCGCGCAGTTGGTGCAGACCTCGGGCAACCATTATCGCGCCCAGATCCTGGCGACCTACACCACCGAGCGCATCCTCGAGCAGATCCGCGATGGCTTCATCCTGGCCGCGCCCACCGATTCCCCGGTGCTGCAGGCGCGCATCGCCATCGACCTGGCCGTGCGCGCCCTGGAGCACCGGCTGCAGGTGAACAAGGTCAGCCCGTTGATCGAGATGCTCGACCGCCGCAGCCTGCCGGGTTTCGACATCAGCCGGCTGATGCCGCCGGAAGGGCACTGGATGATCCGCCGCGACCTGCCGCAGTAGCCTGGTCTAGAACTGCTGCTTCAGCTCGGCGATCCGCGTGTCCTTGGCTTCCCACAGGGCGCTGACCCAGCCTTGCACCAGCTGGCGGAATTGCCCGTCGTTCTCGTAGTCGCCGGCCCATAGCTGCGTATCCAGCTCGCGGGTCTGGATGTCGATGATGACTTTCGGCAGTTGCCCGCTGAGCAGCGCCCAGAAGCCCGGCGGGCGGTTGCCCGGGTAGACCACGGTGACATCCAGCAGGGCATCGAACTGTTCGCCGAGGGCGGCCAGGGCGAAGGCCACGCCGCCGGCCTTGGGCTTGAGCAGGTACTGGTAGGGTGAGCTCTGCTGGGCCTGCTTGGCCGGGGTGCAGCGAGTGCCTTCGAGGTAGTTGACCAGGGTTACCGGCAGCTCCTTGAAGCGTTCGCAGGCGCGCTTGGTGATCTGCAGATCCTTGCCGGCCATCTGTGGGTGCTTGGCCAGGTAGGCTTTGGAGTAGCGCTTCATGAAGGGGTAGTCGAGGGCCCAGAAGGCCAGGCCGAGGAACGGCACCCAGATCAGCTGCTGCTTGAGGAAGAACTTGAAGTAGGGCGTCTTGCGGTTGAACGCCTGCACC
The window above is part of the Pseudomonas alcaligenes genome. Proteins encoded here:
- a CDS encoding acyltransferase; amino-acid sequence: MRRLLTATSILLLLLLNTLTLIGPLLLIALLKLVLPGKRLRNLCSRGVMWVAESWAEIDKAIFALLTPTQWDIRGGEGLRNDRSYLVVSNHQSWVDIPALVQAFNRKTPYFKFFLKQQLIWVPFLGLAFWALDYPFMKRYSKAYLAKHPQMAGKDLQITKRACERFKELPVTLVNYLEGTRCTPAKQAQQSSPYQYLLKPKAGGVAFALAALGEQFDALLDVTVVYPGNRPPGFWALLSGQLPKVIIDIQTRELDTQLWAGDYENDGQFRQLVQGWVSALWEAKDTRIAELKQQF
- the torT gene encoding TMAO reductase system periplasmic protein TorT, whose translation is MRVCKALLLCLWLTSLSALAEWFPVQVQADGQLLQYQPLAHAAQPWRICALLPHGKDRYWWGVAWGLDGEAARQGVRLGIYEAGGYENPQTQIAQLQSCRDQDADAYVIASINIHDLCPQIAALRAERKPVIDLVNRLDCPGISARSQVDFAEMSRAALAYINRSREAGSFSIGWLPGPQGAGWVADLESGLQQALKDQPVTLYHGGYAPVDRASQAQLVRRLLAEHGDVDYLLGNAEAAGFAAQLVQTSGNHYRAQILATYTTERILEQIRDGFILAAPTDSPVLQARIAIDLAVRALEHRLQVNKVSPLIEMLDRRSLPGFDISRLMPPEGHWMIRRDLPQ